The Paraconexibacter algicola genome includes the window CCGGGCACCGCGACGCGGCCTGACTCCCGGCGGGGCAGCGGCTGGTCCCCCTGCCCCACGGCCGCGTCCCTGTGGACGCACGACGGCCCCCGGCGCGCTGAGGCGTCCGGGGGCCGTTCGCGTTGCGGCGGATGGAGCGGGTGCTACTCGGTGATCTGGAGGTAGAACCGCTTGCGGGCGCCCGCGGCGGTCACGGTGCCGTCGCTGTTGCGCGGCGAGATCACGATCGTGTCGTTGTTCTCGGTGTTGTCCGGGGCGCAGTTGATCGAGGCCAGGCCGCAGGCGCCGATCGACAGCTCGCCGCCGAAGTTGCTGGCGACGCCACCCTGGTTGGTGTTCTGGATCGCGATCGTGCCGGTCAGACCGCGGCTGCGGGCGTCCGCACCGGTGTTGACGTACACGTTCTGGTTGCCCGCGGGGTTCCCGCCGCCCGGGTAGGCGGTGACGACGGAGAAGCCGCCGGACTGCGACTCGATCTCGCCCTGCTCGTTGATCAGCGCCCAGCGGGTCTTCAGGCCCGCCGAGTCGACGCCGTCGACGGTGTCGGCGTCGAGGCCGGCCTTGGCGCGGGAGGCGGCGACGATGTCGGCGGCGTTGGCACCGTCGACGCGGTCGGCGTTGAGGCCGGTGGCGACGCCGGTCGCGTTCGTGGTGAACGGCTTCTTCGTGTCCCCGCCGGAGCCGGCGTTGATCGTGCCGACGGTCGTACCGTTGGTCGCGTTGAACTCGAAGGCGAAGCCGGTCGAGAGGTTGTTCGCGCGCACGCACGGGTTCTTCGGCGGCGACGCGGCGCTGCCGCCCTCGGTGGACCGGCAGCCGTAGACGGCGCCACCACCGGTGCTCGACAGGTTCGACTGCCGGGTCGAGTAGCCGCCGGTGAGGCCGGTGCTCGAGTTGATGTTGGAGATGATCTGGGTCTCCTGCGTGGTCGTGCCGTTGCGCACGCCCTCGCGGAGGTTGCCGCCGGTGGCGGCGTCGACGACGCCGGTGATGCCGATCGCGGCGACCGCGGTGGCCGCGACCACGTTGCGGGTCCGGGCGCCGCGGCCGAGGCCGAAGCGGCGCTTGCGCGGGGTGGCGTCCTGCTCGCCGCCCGCGTACTCCTCGTTCCACGCGTCGTCGAACGCGTGCTGGTCGAACTTCGTCATGAGACAGACAACCCTTCGTGAGTTTGCTGGGTCCACGTCCCGGAATGCCCGGCGCGCGCCAAAGTTGCGCCATGACGTCGCAGAAACGGCACCGCGCCGCTGCATCCGGAGGCCGCGGGCGGCATCGCGCCCGCTCCTGGCAGGGCGCCAACAAGCTCTTGGCAGGGTGCCAACAAGGCTGCTACGGTCCCCGCGATGGGCTCGCCGTCCTCCACCCCCCGCTGGACGCGCCTCGAGCACGACGAGCGTCGCGAGCAGATCCTGGCCTGTGCCCGGCGCCTCTTCCGCGATCGCCACTACAGCGCCGTCTCGACCACCGAGATCGCCGCCGAGGCCGGCGTCGCCCGCGGCCTGCTGCACCACTACTTCGGCACCAAGCGCGACCTTTACGCCGAGGTCGTCCGCACGATGGTCCGCCTGCCGCCGCCGCTCCCCGGCGACGACGTCCGGCAGCGCCCGATCCCCGACATCCTCGACGCGACGATCCATGGCTGGCTCACGATGGTCAGCCGCAACCGCGAGACCTGGTTCGCCGCCGTCGGCGCCGAGGGACTGGGCCCCGATCCCGAGATCGAGCGCATCCTCGAGGAGGCCCGCGAGGGCATCGTCGACCGCTGGATCGAGATCCTCGCCGCGCGCCACCCCGACGCCCCCCAGGACGTCGTGGCCCCGGCGCGCGCCGCGATCCGCAGCCACATCGCCCTCGCCGAGTCCGCGACCCGCGAGTGGCTCGTCCGCGGCCGCCTCTCGCGCGAGCAGACCCACACCCTGATCGTCCGGACGATGCTCGCCCTCCTCGAGGACGTGATCCCGGCGATCGCCACCCCCCTCACCGACCCCGAAGGAGCCTGACACCCTCATGGCCATCACGCTGACCAA containing:
- a CDS encoding TetR/AcrR family transcriptional regulator, with the protein product MGSPSSTPRWTRLEHDERREQILACARRLFRDRHYSAVSTTEIAAEAGVARGLLHHYFGTKRDLYAEVVRTMVRLPPPLPGDDVRQRPIPDILDATIHGWLTMVSRNRETWFAAVGAEGLGPDPEIERILEEAREGIVDRWIEILAARHPDAPQDVVAPARAAIRSHIALAESATREWLVRGRLSREQTHTLIVRTMLALLEDVIPAIATPLTDPEGA